AAAAGATCGGCTATCCCGCAAATCAGCGCTCGCGTTTCGATTTCCTTGCTTACGGGAATATGGATGATACAGAACTATCTTAGTATGACAGCTAAAGAACAAGCGGCCCTGACGACGCGCCACACGCTGCGACCGCAATCAGCGCAGTGCCGCTTGCCCAACCAtttaagctagctagctagctagctagctaccagaCCTATGACAACGGCGAGCAACCTTCCACATCTGACCAACGTCCTGCATTGTACCGTTTGACCCTTTAGGACAATAACCACAACCGCGTAACAGTCTCATATGTCCGGGACAACTTAAAGGAAAGCTCCACTCGAAAATGTTCATACAATAAATTCATACAAGATCCTAAATTATCACTGGTATTATCTTACCTCGTAATGCTTCATCTTGGCAGTTTGAACTCCCTTTCCTGCGCGCAAGCCTGACAGTCCCAGTATCCAATCAGAGAACGAAAAACCTCCGCTGGCATCCAACGGGAAGTCTGTGTTTCAGTAACCAATCCTTGCAGTGTTCCGGTAGAGAGCCAATGGGCATTGCCCAGCTATCCATGAGTAACGAATAGGAAAACAGGAATCTACAATGGAGTGATGTCTGTGGGCTAATGGGGATGCAGGAAAAGAAGTCGGTCGCGATCATCCAGGTAGAACGTGCGACACATTTTTGCCCTTCCGAACAACTCGTCTGAAAGACTGGCCTGACTTTGCCGTTTTAGTCACACCGCATTGCTGCctatttacttttttcccccctgttaaataaatgcattaagtTTCATGTTCACCAAGCCTTCTGTGTCAGCCTACCCCCGTAATATcaggatacattttttttctgcagattcGATGCAGGTCAGACCTCTTCGAATGTGGCCGCAGTTTGTTCGTTACCATCACATCCAGTTTATTGATATTTACACTATCTGAGTGGGCAATCAGTTGACAGCTGATAGCTGTATCACGTCCGTAAAATAAAAAGAGTCGTGGCTCTGTCCAGCCTGCTCTAAACGGATGTCATGTATAAACACATGATTCCCTCACACACATCGTCCCGGACCCTCGTCCACAGGGCCGGCGCTAtaggggtgcttaggggtgtccttatatcccaatgtctacatagtatttattttattactttttaaaattattttattaccccccccccccccctccccggtgGATTGCAAGCGCGCCccctgtattttctcctggtgccgagCCTGAGTGAGCAAGTACATCACGCAAGTACAAGCTAAACCCGACCAACACGTTTCATTTCTCATGAAAACACCCGGCTGTATAACTGCGCAATCGAATGTTTCTCTCAGCACTAGAATATACTGTTGTGctttaatgtaaatgtgcaatgGCATGCACAGCGAAAACGACGGCAGACCGGCCTACCAATAATTTTAATGATACTCGTGAATATTGCAGCAGTTCAAACATTTAAACCCTGTCTGAGAGACCTGTTGCACCTTTtaagcaaagtacttaactcaAAATTGCTTTAGTTGATTATCCTCCGAACAAGATACCTAACctcagttcattcattcatatccAATTTAAAGTGGACAATACGCAATCAATGCAAATCGCTCTGGGTAAGCTGTCTCCTAAAAACCGCAATTTTAAAAACTGTCCAATGGCTTCCATTCAAGGCAAGTCTACTTAGAAATAATTTCAACTTCAACGTTTGTGACGCTATCATTCGGATTCTAGAGCCTTGGAGCCGGTAGTGGAAATGAGGGGCGTGGCGCGACAGGCGCATTCGGCGTTCGCAGGCCTTCGGCGTGCGGACGTAATCCTGCTCAGAGCTAAACACGAGAGGCGTGTCCTCCTGTCAGCGTGACGTTGGcaagggtgggaggggggtgggagagggagagcccgAGTGGTTAGCGTGAGGAAATATGCGTTTGGAAGGTTCTTGATTCTGGGGGAGAATTCTCGAACTTTCTGCACggttacaaaaaaggaaagcccCGCTGATTTTGCGCTGAGCCGCACAGCGAAGTTACAGGCAAGTTGGACACTCTGGTCTTAACACTTAGTCGGGGAggttcgtgttttttttttctttttttttagtgttcAGCAACACCGAGTTGTGATTCGTTTTCGAGACTTAACTGACATTAGGTAGCAAGCTTTGCAGCTTATCCAACGAATAGGCGAATAAACGAAGAACGATCTCGCTTGCTACGCAGTTTGCAAACTAGGCGTTCGACTGCATACGGAGCTAGCTAAGTTGAGAGTTTCTGACTGACAACTTGTGGCTGCGTAGGAACTCTTAATTTCTGCAGATATAATTACAAATTGAATGTTAGATGGTTAAAATGGGCAAAGATTACTACGCCGTGCTGGGCATACAAAAAGGCGCAAGTGAGGACGAGATCAAGAAGGCTTACCGTAAACAAGCTCTGCGATATCACCCGGACAAAAACAAGTCACCTGGGGCCGAGGAGAAATTTAAAGAGATCGCGGAAGCCTACGATGTGTTAAGTGACCCCAAGAAGAAGGACATCTACGACCGCTTTGGAGAAGAAggtatttattattgttttcccCCCACGCATATGTTTGAACATGTGAAGagttgctagccagctagcttgctcGAGAAGTTGGGAAACGCACTTCCTGCGTATCTAGCTAAAACAGATCgtggaaatgacaggaaaatcAAATCGTGTAGGATACTACTAGCTAGGTCAGTAGCCTTACAgttctgttgaaaatgaaacaggGACTTGGCGAGCTGGCCAGTGACCGTAGCTGTTTGCAGAGATACGTCAGGTTATCTTGCGAGCCAGCGATTGTGAAGTCTTGCGTAGTGGCTTGAAGCGTTTAGAAACGAGTAAGCAGAAAACACGGCGAAGTGTGAAATCGGGCGAAAGACGGAATGTTATTTCGCTCAGACGGACACGGCGTGCTGTTTTCCTCGACGCCAGAGAAACCTAAACAAAATCAAGCGTCAGGGCGCTGATTGGCTGCACGTTTCGTATAGGACCTTCTGGAAGGTGCGCGTGCTGGAAGTTTCTAGCTCGCGTCAGAGCGAGAGGGCGGGGAAGTTGGAGGTTGTCAGCGAAGCGAGTTCGCGGACCGCCGACGACCTGTTCGCGATAGAGTGCGATTTCTGTCCCGACACGTCGAGAAACAAGACTGTCGGGAGATGACTGAGCGGGGAAACCGGTTGcgctggaagaaaaaaaaatcaaggcgCCCGGCCACACTTTGGCCTGTGACGCCGTTGAAGACTTTTTTCCCAGTCTCGGATTTATTGCAAACGCAACGTGCTGTGAGGACTTGGACGCTGGCTGTttgatctgtctctctctgctcgctCCTCTCACTAACTTTCACTTTCGCACCCTgtcctcctgtctccctcagGTCTTAAGGGCAACCCCGGCGCCGGAGGCCCCAATGGCACCAACTTCAACTACACTTTCCACGGCGACCCCCACGCCATGTTCACCGAGTTCTTCGGCGGGCGCAACCCCTTCGACCAGTTCTTCAACCGCAATGGGGTGGACGAGGACATGGATGTGGACGACCCCTTTGCCAGCTTCGGGATGGGCGGGATGGGGGGCATGGGTGGGTTCCCCAGGTCCTTCAGCGCCCGCTCGGGGATGGTGGAGAAGAAGCAGGACCCGCCGGTGGTGCACGAGCTGAAGGTGACCCTGGAGGAGGTCTTCTCGGGCTGCACCAAGAAGATGAAGATCTCCCACAAGCGGCTGAACCCCGACGGCCGCACCACCCGCAGCGAGGACAAGATCCTCACGGTGGAGATCAAGCGCGGCTGGAAGGAGGGGACCAAGATCACCTTCCCCAAGGAGGGCGACGAGACGCCCACCAACATCCCTGCCAACGTGGTGTTCGTGGTCAAGGACAAGCCGCACGCCATCTTCCGCAGGGACGGCTCTGACATTGTCTACCCCGCCCGCATCACGCTGAAAGAGGTGAGTACCCCGCTGTTCCTGgatctttggggggggggggtttgaaccCTCACTCGTGTGTAgcctttgttttgtgtaaacTAGTTTTTTCCAAATATATGGTTTCATGCTCTTGTATCACTACTGcctagcttgtaccttgtctggccagctattgaGCGTTTATTAATACTGTTCGTCCCTTACATGGCTGcttgcttgtgttgcactctgcctcacttttaagtcgctttgggtaaaaacATCTGCTTgcaataaatgtacatgtagcTGGAGTTTACGTTTACATTTTGTCGTTTAGCGGACcgtcttatccagagcgactttgGAACGAGGATAGAGTGCATGTGGTAAAAGTTGCATAAAAGACAGTACGTACAGGACACGACCGATCACGTTTGAACACGAGTCAGCACCTTACACAATGCTATTATGACTAAGTTTGAAATGGCACATCCAAGGAAGCCCCCCCATATATGCATCATTCAGAGTTTAGGCTGATCCACACTGGTTGACACCACTGCGTGGAGATGCACATATGCCTGACAGTTTATTTGTTGTAATGAGAAATTTCAACCATTCTTGACGATGTaatggggtaaaaaaaaaaacgaatgcATTCCTTTTATTGGGCAaggaaacacttaaaaaaagaagataaaaataaagcacaaatgtGAAAAGAGTATTTTGGCAGCACTTTCTTAAAGATGTTGTTTCGCCTCCCCGGAGCTGCTTAGATTTCACACAGGTTTATTGGTTTCTAACAGATGCTAACATAAAGTGATTCCTGTTCAGGCGCCAGTGCAGTCCTGTGAGGTGGTGCCCCTGTCTCTTTGGCATCTAGAGCTAGTTgttacagtctctctctccatctttctcacCAGGCCCTGTGTGGCTGCACGGTCAACGCCCCCACCCTAGATGGCAGGACCGTCACCGTGACGACCCAGGAGGTGGTCAAGCCCGGGATGAAGCAGCGTGTGACAGGGGAGGGTCTGCCCCTGCCGAAGTGCCCCGAGCGGCGGGGCGACCTGGTGGTGGAGTTCGAGGTGAAGTTCCCGGATAAGCTGAGTCAGACCACACGCGACGCCCTGAGCAAGGCGCTGCCGGCGTCGTGAaccaggggggagggggagcccCACCCCCGCCGTCAGCGGAGAGCTTCAGAAACACCCCCACCGCCGGGAGAC
This genomic stretch from Megalops cyprinoides isolate fMegCyp1 chromosome 1, fMegCyp1.pri, whole genome shotgun sequence harbors:
- the LOC118793399 gene encoding dnaJ homolog subfamily B member 1-like isoform X1; the protein is MVKMGKDYYAVLGIQKGASEDEIKKAYRKQALRYHPDKNKSPGAEEKFKEIAEAYDVLSDPKKKDIYDRFGEEGLKGNPGAGGPNGTNFNYTFHGDPHAMFTEFFGGRNPFDQFFNRNGVDEDMDVDDPFASFGMGGMGGMGGFPRSFSARSGMVEKKQDPPVVHELKVTLEEVFSGCTKKMKISHKRLNPDGRTTRSEDKILTVEIKRGWKEGTKITFPKEGDETPTNIPANVVFVVKDKPHAIFRRDGSDIVYPARITLKEALCGCTVNAPTLDGRTVTVTTQEVVKPGMKQRVTGEGLPLPKCPERRGDLVVEFEVKFPDKLSQTTRDALSKALPAS
- the LOC118793399 gene encoding dnaJ homolog subfamily B member 1-like isoform X2, which produces MFTEFFGGRNPFDQFFNRNGVDEDMDVDDPFASFGMGGMGGMGGFPRSFSARSGMVEKKQDPPVVHELKVTLEEVFSGCTKKMKISHKRLNPDGRTTRSEDKILTVEIKRGWKEGTKITFPKEGDETPTNIPANVVFVVKDKPHAIFRRDGSDIVYPARITLKEALCGCTVNAPTLDGRTVTVTTQEVVKPGMKQRVTGEGLPLPKCPERRGDLVVEFEVKFPDKLSQTTRDALSKALPAS